The Magnolia sinica isolate HGM2019 chromosome 9, MsV1, whole genome shotgun sequence genome contains a region encoding:
- the LOC131256679 gene encoding nucleotide-sugar uncharacterized transporter 2-like isoform X1, with the protein MLCSRHLLSFFLRKDLKKLLKRKDSDAGDRGRTLEEVRASLFNELRTSDGAKRLQQRICGPTVALSFNFLVSVGIIMMNKLVLGKVGFNYPIFLTFIHYSLSWFLMGLLDVFSLLPPSPPPKTTSISSLLALGMVMSLSNGLANVSLKYNSVGFYQMAKIAVTPTIVLAEFTFFRKRVSFTKALALTVVSIGVAVATVTDLQFHLFGACIALAWIIPSAVNKILWSNLQQQDNWTALPLMWKTTPITLFFLLVLMPWLDPPGALSFNWNFSNTSAIFMSAALGFLLQWSGALALGATSATTHVVLGQFKTCVILLGGFLLFNSNPGISSICGAATALAGMSIYTYLNLKDSRPQANKITSPRQSSHSSMISKSNKENGETQNGNSSGESV; encoded by the exons ATGCTTTGTAGCAGGCACCTGCTCAGCTTCTTTCTTAGGAAAGATTTGAAGAAGCTACTCAAGCGTAAGGACAGTGATGCTGGTGatagag GAAGAACGCTAGAAGAGGTGCGAGCGAGTCTTTTCAATGAGCTGCGCACATCTGATGGTGCAAAGCGTCTTCAACAACGGATATGTGGCCCAACAGTGGCTCTTTCCTTCAATTTCTTGGTTTCTGTTGGCATCATCATGATGAACAAATTG GTGCTTGGCAAGGTCGGATTCAATTACCCCATCTTTCTCACATTCATACACTACAGCTTGAGCTGGTTCCTCATGGGCCTTTTGGATGTATTTTCGCTTCTCCCCCCATCTCCTCCCCCCAAAACAACCTCCATCTCTTCTCTGTTAGCTCTTGGCATGGTCATGTCTCTCTCTAATGGCCTTGCCAATGTCAGCTTGAAGTATAACAG TGTGGGCTTTTATCAGATGGCTAAGATTGCCGTAACTCCAACGATTGTTCTTGCGGAATTCACGTTCTTTAGGAAGAGGGTCTCTTTCACGAAG GCATTAGCTCTTACTGTAGTATCGATTGGTGTTGCCGTTGCGACTGTTACCGATCTCCAATTCCACCTTTTCGGTGCCTGTATAGCACTGGCATGGATAATACCGAGTGCGGTGAATAAGATCCTTTGGTCCAATCTACAACAACAGGATAATTGGACCGCCTTACC GTTAATGTGGAAAACTACGCCAATCACACTATTCTTTCTGCTCGTTTTGATGCCTTGGCTCGACCCACCTGGAGCTCTGTCCTTCAATTGGAACTTTTCGAATACATCAGCTATTTTCATGTCGGCTGCCCTTGGCTTCCTACTTCAATGGTCTGGTGCTTTGGCACTTGG GGCGACCTCTGCGACGACCCACGTCGTTCTCGGGCAGTTCAAAACATGCGTCATTCTCCTTGGAGGATTCCTTCTCTTCAATTCCAATCCAGGCATTTCCAGTATCTGCGGGGCGGCGACAGCTCTTGCCGGAATGTCCATATACACCTACCTCAATTTGAAGGATTCCCGTCCTCAGGCGAATAAGATCACATCCCCCCGTCAATCGTCTCACTCATCCATGATATCCAAATCAAACAAGGAAAATGGCGAGACCCAGAACGGGAATTCTAGTGGAGAATCCGTCTAA
- the LOC131256679 gene encoding nucleotide-sugar uncharacterized transporter 2-like isoform X2, with translation MNKMHSDRFDECRSRNNSTKRRTLEEVRASLFNELRTSDGAKRLQQRICGPTVALSFNFLVSVGIIMMNKLVLGKVGFNYPIFLTFIHYSLSWFLMGLLDVFSLLPPSPPPKTTSISSLLALGMVMSLSNGLANVSLKYNSVGFYQMAKIAVTPTIVLAEFTFFRKRVSFTKALALTVVSIGVAVATVTDLQFHLFGACIALAWIIPSAVNKILWSNLQQQDNWTALPLMWKTTPITLFFLLVLMPWLDPPGALSFNWNFSNTSAIFMSAALGFLLQWSGALALGATSATTHVVLGQFKTCVILLGGFLLFNSNPGISSICGAATALAGMSIYTYLNLKDSRPQANKITSPRQSSHSSMISKSNKENGETQNGNSSGESV, from the exons ATGAATAAAATGCACTCAGACAGATTCGATGAATGCAGAAGTCGAAACAACTCTACAAAAC GAAGAACGCTAGAAGAGGTGCGAGCGAGTCTTTTCAATGAGCTGCGCACATCTGATGGTGCAAAGCGTCTTCAACAACGGATATGTGGCCCAACAGTGGCTCTTTCCTTCAATTTCTTGGTTTCTGTTGGCATCATCATGATGAACAAATTG GTGCTTGGCAAGGTCGGATTCAATTACCCCATCTTTCTCACATTCATACACTACAGCTTGAGCTGGTTCCTCATGGGCCTTTTGGATGTATTTTCGCTTCTCCCCCCATCTCCTCCCCCCAAAACAACCTCCATCTCTTCTCTGTTAGCTCTTGGCATGGTCATGTCTCTCTCTAATGGCCTTGCCAATGTCAGCTTGAAGTATAACAG TGTGGGCTTTTATCAGATGGCTAAGATTGCCGTAACTCCAACGATTGTTCTTGCGGAATTCACGTTCTTTAGGAAGAGGGTCTCTTTCACGAAG GCATTAGCTCTTACTGTAGTATCGATTGGTGTTGCCGTTGCGACTGTTACCGATCTCCAATTCCACCTTTTCGGTGCCTGTATAGCACTGGCATGGATAATACCGAGTGCGGTGAATAAGATCCTTTGGTCCAATCTACAACAACAGGATAATTGGACCGCCTTACC GTTAATGTGGAAAACTACGCCAATCACACTATTCTTTCTGCTCGTTTTGATGCCTTGGCTCGACCCACCTGGAGCTCTGTCCTTCAATTGGAACTTTTCGAATACATCAGCTATTTTCATGTCGGCTGCCCTTGGCTTCCTACTTCAATGGTCTGGTGCTTTGGCACTTGG GGCGACCTCTGCGACGACCCACGTCGTTCTCGGGCAGTTCAAAACATGCGTCATTCTCCTTGGAGGATTCCTTCTCTTCAATTCCAATCCAGGCATTTCCAGTATCTGCGGGGCGGCGACAGCTCTTGCCGGAATGTCCATATACACCTACCTCAATTTGAAGGATTCCCGTCCTCAGGCGAATAAGATCACATCCCCCCGTCAATCGTCTCACTCATCCATGATATCCAAATCAAACAAGGAAAATGGCGAGACCCAGAACGGGAATTCTAGTGGAGAATCCGTCTAA
- the LOC131256681 gene encoding actin-related protein 2/3 complex subunit 3 isoform X1, with the protein MVYHSSFVNEEGVAKACGCPLLPLKSHIKGPAPISDQDRTDIVDEAITFFRANVFFRNFDIKSSADKILIYLTLYINVALKRLEGCRTLAEGTKAIINLGLEKVPVPGEAGFPFGGLFALPQSHQEAELFRNYLKQIREETSGRLLSCAYRPNGTPNKWWLAFAKRKFMNIIVP; encoded by the exons ATG GTGTACCACTCGAGTTTCGTTAACGAAGAAGGTGTGGCTAAAGCTTGTGGGTGCCCTCTCCTTCCCCTAAAAAGCCATATCAAGGGTCCGGCTCCAATCTCAGATCAAG ATAGAACTGACATCGTCGATGAAGCAATCACATTCTTCCGCGCCAATGTCTTTTTCAGAAACTTTGATATCAAAAGCTCAGCTGACAAGATCCTTATATATTTGACACTTTACATCAATGTGGCTTTGAAAAGGCTGGAGGGTTGCAGAACATTGGCTGAAGGGACCAAAGCCATCATCAACTTGGGCCTAGAAAAGGTTCCTGTGCCTGGAGAGGCAGGTTTCCCCTTTGGGGGCCTTTTTGCACTTCCTCAGTCTCATCAAGAAGCAG AGCTATTTAGGAATTATCTGAAGCAGATACGGGAAGAGAcgagtgggagattgttgagctGCGCTTACAGACCCAACGGCACTCCTAACAAATGGTGGTTGGCATTTGCAAAGAGGAAGTTCATGAACATCATTGTTCCTTGA
- the LOC131256681 gene encoding actin-related protein 2/3 complex subunit 3 isoform X3 yields MVYHSSFVNEEGVAKACGCPLLPLKSHIKGPAPISDQDRTDIVDEAITFFRANVFFRNFDIKSSADKILIYLTLYINVALKRLEGCRTLAEGTKAIINLGLEKVPVPGEAGFPFGGLFALPQSHQEAGLLDKCEFRNVLLSQCVRQNGWYE; encoded by the exons ATG GTGTACCACTCGAGTTTCGTTAACGAAGAAGGTGTGGCTAAAGCTTGTGGGTGCCCTCTCCTTCCCCTAAAAAGCCATATCAAGGGTCCGGCTCCAATCTCAGATCAAG ATAGAACTGACATCGTCGATGAAGCAATCACATTCTTCCGCGCCAATGTCTTTTTCAGAAACTTTGATATCAAAAGCTCAGCTGACAAGATCCTTATATATTTGACACTTTACATCAATGTGGCTTTGAAAAGGCTGGAGGGTTGCAGAACATTGGCTGAAGGGACCAAAGCCATCATCAACTTGGGCCTAGAAAAGGTTCCTGTGCCTGGAGAGGCAGGTTTCCCCTTTGGGGGCCTTTTTGCACTTCCTCAGTCTCATCAAGAAGCAG gacTGCTTGATAAGTGTGAGTTCAGAAATGTGCTCCTTTCACAGTGTGTCAGACaaaatggatggtatgaataG
- the LOC131256681 gene encoding actin-related protein 2/3 complex subunit 3 isoform X2: MVYHSSFVNEEGVAKACGCPLLPLKSHIKGPAPISDQDRTDIVDEAITFFRANVFFRNFDIKSSADKILIYLTLYINVALKRLEGCRTLAEGTKAIINLGLEKVPVPGEAGFPFGGLFALPQSHQEAGWVPMNQVMSPNMPVCAAKAHSPLI, encoded by the exons ATG GTGTACCACTCGAGTTTCGTTAACGAAGAAGGTGTGGCTAAAGCTTGTGGGTGCCCTCTCCTTCCCCTAAAAAGCCATATCAAGGGTCCGGCTCCAATCTCAGATCAAG ATAGAACTGACATCGTCGATGAAGCAATCACATTCTTCCGCGCCAATGTCTTTTTCAGAAACTTTGATATCAAAAGCTCAGCTGACAAGATCCTTATATATTTGACACTTTACATCAATGTGGCTTTGAAAAGGCTGGAGGGTTGCAGAACATTGGCTGAAGGGACCAAAGCCATCATCAACTTGGGCCTAGAAAAGGTTCCTGTGCCTGGAGAGGCAGGTTTCCCCTTTGGGGGCCTTTTTGCACTTCCTCAGTCTCATCAAGAAGCAG GATGGGTCCCAATGAATCAGGTCATGAGTCCTAATATGCCAGTATGTGCAGCTAAGGCCCACagtccgttgatctga
- the LOC131256681 gene encoding actin-related protein 2/3 complex subunit 3 isoform X4 yields MVYHSSFVNEEGVAKACGCPLLPLKSHIKGPAPISDQDRTDIVDEAITFFRANVFFRNFDIKSSADKILIYLTLYINVALKRLEGCRTLAEGTKAIINLGLEKVPVPGEAGFPFGGLFALPQSHQEAADGFLVTCRMGPNESGHES; encoded by the exons ATG GTGTACCACTCGAGTTTCGTTAACGAAGAAGGTGTGGCTAAAGCTTGTGGGTGCCCTCTCCTTCCCCTAAAAAGCCATATCAAGGGTCCGGCTCCAATCTCAGATCAAG ATAGAACTGACATCGTCGATGAAGCAATCACATTCTTCCGCGCCAATGTCTTTTTCAGAAACTTTGATATCAAAAGCTCAGCTGACAAGATCCTTATATATTTGACACTTTACATCAATGTGGCTTTGAAAAGGCTGGAGGGTTGCAGAACATTGGCTGAAGGGACCAAAGCCATCATCAACTTGGGCCTAGAAAAGGTTCCTGTGCCTGGAGAGGCAGGTTTCCCCTTTGGGGGCCTTTTTGCACTTCCTCAGTCTCATCAAGAAGCAG CTGATGGATTTCTGGTCACCTGCAGGATGGGTCCCAATGAATCAGGTCATGAGTCCTAA
- the LOC131256681 gene encoding actin-related protein 2/3 complex subunit 3 isoform X5, with product MVYHSSFVNEEGVAKACGCPLLPLKSHIKGPAPISDQDRTDIVDEAITFFRANVFFRNFDIKSSADKILIYLTLYINVALKRLEGCRTLAEGTKAIINLGLEKVPVPGEAGFPFGGLFALPQSHQEAALELVFLHHFIYREIW from the exons ATG GTGTACCACTCGAGTTTCGTTAACGAAGAAGGTGTGGCTAAAGCTTGTGGGTGCCCTCTCCTTCCCCTAAAAAGCCATATCAAGGGTCCGGCTCCAATCTCAGATCAAG ATAGAACTGACATCGTCGATGAAGCAATCACATTCTTCCGCGCCAATGTCTTTTTCAGAAACTTTGATATCAAAAGCTCAGCTGACAAGATCCTTATATATTTGACACTTTACATCAATGTGGCTTTGAAAAGGCTGGAGGGTTGCAGAACATTGGCTGAAGGGACCAAAGCCATCATCAACTTGGGCCTAGAAAAGGTTCCTGTGCCTGGAGAGGCAGGTTTCCCCTTTGGGGGCCTTTTTGCACTTCCTCAGTCTCATCAAGAAGCAG CACTTGAATTGGTTTTCCTTCACCATTTTATATATCGCGAGATCTGGTGA